A single genomic interval of Heterodontus francisci isolate sHetFra1 chromosome 45, sHetFra1.hap1, whole genome shotgun sequence harbors:
- the LOC137356516 gene encoding histone H2A-like produces the protein MSGRGKTGGKSRAKPKSRSSRAGLQFPVGRVHRHLRKGNYAERVGAGAPVYLAAVLEYLTAEILELAGNAARDNKKSRIIPRHLQLAVRNDEELNKLLGGVTIAQGGVLPNIQAVLLPKKTSAPSTKGK, from the coding sequence atgtctggaagagggaagaccggtggtaaatctcgggccaaacccaagtctcgctcctcccgggctggattgcagttcccggtcggccgtgttcaccgccacctcagaaaggggaactatgctgagcgggtgggtgccggagccccggtctatctggctgctgtgctcgagtatctgacagctgaaatcctcgagctggccggcaacgcggcccgggacaacaagaagagccgtatcatccccagacacctgcagctggccgtccgcaacgacgaggagctgaacaagctgttgggaggggtgaccatcgctcagggcggggtgctgcctaatatccaggccgtgctgctgcccaagaaaaccagcgctccgagcacgaagggcaagtga